In Candidatus Woesearchaeota archaeon, the sequence CGAACCCACCGGGCATGTTCTTGGTATTTTTCAAATTCCTGTTCCTCCATGTTCTTAGCAGCGCTAATTCCCACGACTCTGTCAAGAAGTGTTAGTGCAGCAACACTACATGCAACAAGTGTTGCTTCTTGAGGGGTGCAGTGGGGAACATGTTCAAAATAGTGTGCAATGCCAAAAGGAATAGAACATCCTACTGCAAGAAGATTCGCGCCTTTTGCGTACTCGTATTTTTGTTCAAGAGGGATATTCTTGAGTAATCGCTGTTCAAGAGTCTCAAACATAAAAGTACGAGTAAGAACTTGTTTTATAAACGTGCTGTTGTCACCTTTTTCGTGCAACGCGCGTAAGCAGAGAATAAAATCCGGAAGGGTGTGACCCGTACAAGGGGTGCTTTTCTTGCATGTACTTAGTGATGTGTGGAGCATCTAAGGGAACTTTGCTCAAATCAAGGGCAAGAGCACAATGAATGATTGCTTCTTGTAAACGTTCTCTGAGTGTTGCTTGTTGTGTTGAGGGTACAGGAAGCGCAGTGAATTTGTCGGGACTGAACAGCACGTTTGCACAATACATTGCACGAGGAAGGTGAAAAGGATCTGTTACGATACCAACATGACTTACCTGGCAATCGTAAAGAAGAGGTTTTGAAAAGTAGAGGTTTCCAAGCGTATCAAGGGATTGCTCTT encodes:
- a CDS encoding YdcF family protein translates to MQPDSLLVLGGQKNTSRTDAAVAAYCDYGKALPIICSGGVKRGHQSEARIMRELLLRQGVSDDDILLEEQSLDTLGNLYFSKPLLYDCQVSHVGIVTDPFHLPRAMYCANVLFSPDKFTALPVPSTQQATLRERLQEAIIHCALALDLSKVPLDAPHITKYMQEKHPLYGSHPSGFYSLLTRVARKR